The Watersipora subatra chromosome 1, tzWatSuba1.1, whole genome shotgun sequence genome has a window encoding:
- the LOC137385435 gene encoding probable ATP-dependent RNA helicase DDX23, giving the protein MIMDDEVIDLTAEPAKGESKSRSTVDKDDKDRKLDDRDRGRDRGHIESSSRRRRSRSKDKESSRKRARERRRSRSDDRKRRRSRSRERRRSRSRDRKSRRETKKASKEESEEAKPKRVPVSLEEVLAKKKAEEEAQSKPKFLTKAERAEIALKKRHEEVEAKKKLQEEERKKQMEFLRQSRERPGDRRERDRREREREREREREREKNGDDTSTVDRRPHADRNLEEKAIKERYLGIKEKKKRQRRQNDRKFVFDWDNGEDTANDYNPIYKDKHELQLMGRGHLAGIDIKAQKKDNAIFYNSLMEKRRTNEEKDQEAKRLKSEKKKEAKLNFDDRNWREKKLNEMKDRDWRIFREDYSISTKGGQIPHPLRNWKESTIPSEIQDVIDKVGYKDPTPIQRQAIPIGLQNRDVIGVAETGSGKTAAFLIPLLVWITSLPKMERLEDLDKGPYAIILAPTRELAQQIEEESNKFGALLGIKTVAVIGGISREEQSLKLRMGCEIVIATPGRLIDVLENRYLVLSQCTYVVLDEADRMIDMGFEPEVQKILNYLPVANVKPDTEIAENPDILTQDFLSKHKFRQTVMFTATMPPAVERIAKSYLRRPAVIYIGSVGKPIDRVEQHVTICGENEKRNKLLQILERTKTPPIIIFVNKKKGADVLAKGLEKMGYNAVSLHGGKGQEQREYALAALKEGSKEILIATDVAGRGIDIKDVSAVINYDMTKSIEDYTHRIGRTGRAGKSGVSYTFLTQEDTGVFFDLKMVLQNSSVSTCPPELANHPDAQNKPGSVPQGKKRKDEQIFVH; this is encoded by the exons ATGATAATGGATGATGAAGTTATTGATTTGACTGCCGAACCTGCCAAAGGAGAAAGCAAATCCCGCTCTACTGTGGATAAGGATGATAAAGATAGAAAGTTGGATGACAGAGATCGTGGAAGAGATAGAGGGCATATTGAAAGCTCATCTCGACGTCGAAGATCTCGTTCTAAAGACAAGGAGAG TTCTAGAAAGCGAGCGAGGGAGCGACGTCGGAGTAGGTCTGATGATCGAAAAAGGAGACGTTCGAGGAGTCGTGAAAGACGGAGGAGCAGAAGTCGAGACAGAAAATCTCGCAGAGAAACTAAGAAAGCATCAAAAGAGGAGTCAGAGGAGGCAAAGCCCAAAAGAGTTCCGGTGTCTCTTGAGGAGGTACTAGCGAAGAAAAAGGCTGAGGAGGAAGCGCAGAGCAAG CCAAAGTTCTTGACGAAGGCTGAAAGGGCAGAGATTGCATTGAAAAAGCGGCACGAAGAAGTAGAAGCAAAGAAAAAACTTCAGGAGGAAGAACGAAAGAAACAGATGGAGTTTCTCCGCCAGA GCAGAGAGAGGCCTGGTGACAGAAGGGAAAGGGATAGacgagaaagagaaagagagagggaacgAGAAAGAGAGCGTGAGAAGAATGGTGACGATACATCAACTGTGGACCGGAGGCCTCATGCAGACCGGAATCTGGAAGAAAAGGCCATTAAG GAGAGGTACCTGGGCATCAAGGAGAAGAAGAAGCGACAAAGGCGACAAAATGACAGGAAGTTTGTGTTTGACTGGGACAATGGCGAGGATACAGCAAACGACTACAATCCTATTTATAAAGACAAACACGAGCTGCAGCTGATGGGTCGTGGTCACCTGGCCGGCATCGATATTAAAGCCCAAAAGAAAGACAACGCTATTTTTTACAATAGTCTCATGGAGAAAAGAAGAACAAACGAGGAGAAGGACCAGGAAGC gaaACGATTGAAGTCTGAGAAGAAAAAAGAGGCTAAACTGAACTTTGATGATAGAAATTGGCGAGAAAAGAAGCTGAATGAAATGAAAGACAGAGATTGGAGAATCTTCAGAGAGGATTACAGTATCAGCACTAAGGGTGGTCAGATACCCCACCCCCTTCGTAATTGGAAAGAGTCTACTATTCCTTCTGAGATACAGGATGTTATAGACAAAGTTGGCTATAAG GATCCTACTCCTATTCAAAGGCAAGCCATTCCGATAGGCCTACAGAATCGTGACGTGATTGGTGTTGCTGAAACTGGGTCAGGTAAAACAGCAGCTTTCTTAATTCCACTGCTAGTTTGGATCACAAGTCTCCCTAAGATGGAGAG ACTTGAAGACCTAGACAAGGGACCATACGCTATCATATTGGCTCCCACTCGTGAGTTGGCTCAGCAAATCGAGGAGGAATCAAATAAGTTTGGAGCTCTGCTCGGTATAAAGACTGTCGCCGTTATCGGTGGAATTTCACGCGAGGAGCAGAGCCTCAAACTAAGGATGGGCTGTGAGATAGTGATAGCCACACCAGGTCGTCTTATAGACGTGCTTGAGAATAGATACCTTGTTCTCTCGCAGTGCACATACGTTGTGCTTGATGAG GCTGATCGCATGATAGACATGGGTTTTGAGCCTGAAGTTCAGAAGATTCTCAACTATTTGCCAGTTGCTAATGTCAAGCCGGACACAGAAATTGCTGAAAATCCTGATATCCTTACTCAGGACTTCTTAAGCAAACACAAGTTCAGACAG ACAGTCATGTTTACAGCCACGATGCCTCCAGCGGTTGAGCGAATAGCTAAGTCCTACCTGCGAAGACCCGCCGTCATATACATCGGCTCAGTCGGCAAGCCTATTGATCGTGTTGAACAGCATGTTACCATTTGTGGAGAGAACGAGAAAAG GAACAAGCTCCTGCAGATACTGGAGAGAACAAAGACTCCGCCCATTATTATATTTGTCAACAAAAAGAAGGGCGCGGATGTGCTCGCTAAGGGCCTCGAGAAGATGGGCTATAACGCTGTCTCTCTGCACGGAGGCAAAGGTCAGGAGCAGCGAGAGTACGCTTTGGCAGCGCTCAAAGAGGGTTCTAAGGAAATACTCATTGCCACAGATGTGGCTGGCCGTGGCATAGACATTAAAGATGTGTCTGCTGTTATTAACTATGATATGACCAAGTCCATTGAAG ATTACACGCATCGCATCGGCCGTACCGGACGTGCAGGAAAAAGTGGAGTGTCCTACACATTTCTTACGCAGGAGGACACGGGGGTCTTTTTTGACCTCAAAATGGTCTTGCAAAACAGCTCTGTTTCAACTTGCCCTCCTGAGCTCGCCAACCATCCTGATGCTCAGAATAAACCAGGCTCAGTGCCTCAAGGCAAAAAACGTAAAGATGAGCAGATATTTGTGCACTGA
- the LOC137400172 gene encoding Bardet-Biedl syndrome 5 protein homolog, with protein MAAELWEDRQVRFDIPISAMQLRPGEKIIDRLEAIEDTKGNNGDRGRLVVSNLRIIWHCIAMPRVNLSIGYSTIINITTKTAQSKSRGGGASAMFVLTRFNNTRFEFIFTNLIPGSPRLFTSIIAVHRAYETSKLYRDLKLRGALIQNKNLNILPLEQVYDKVAGVWNLSSDQGNLGTFFITNVRVVWHANLNEGFNVSIPYLQMKSVKVRDSKFGQALVIETSASSGAYVLGFRLDPSEKLQETAKQIVSLNKIYGNCPIFGIEFELEELVEDPDQLTIAPTQDDIEIETVEGQGDVMAAYFADGSKRTDGEPVYSPELGLAIEKLKEGFTIKGLWEVIEQ; from the exons ATGGCGGCTGAGCTATGGGAAGATCGGCAAGTTAGATTTGACATTCCAATTTC GGCTATGCAGTTGAGACCAGGAGAGAAGATCATAGACAGGTTAGAAGCAATAGAGGACACTAAGGGGAACAATGGTGACCGAG GGCGGCTGGTTGTATCTAATCTACGGATTATATGGCACTGCATTGCCATGCCTCGAGTTAATCTAT CGATCGGATACAGCACTATCATTAACATAACCACCAAAACAGCGCAGTCGAAATCGAGGGGAGGCGGAGCTAGCGCCATGTTTGTTTTGACACGATTTAATAACACAAGATTTGAGTTCATATTTACAAACCTG ATACCGGGTTCACCTCGGCTTTTTACGTCCATCATTGCTGTACACCGAGCTTATGAGACAAGCAAACTCTACAGGGATCTGAAGCTACGAGGGGCTCTCATACAGAACAAAAACCTAAACATACTCCCTCTGGAGCAAGTCTACGACAAGGTCGCTGGTGTCTGGAATCTTTCTAGTGATCAG GGTAATCTAGGAACCTTTTTCATAACAAATGTGAGGGTGGTTTGGCATGCCAACCTCAATGAAGGATTCAACGTTAGCATCCCGTATCTACAGATG AAATCGGTGAAAGTGAGAGACTCAAAGTTTGGTCAAGCTTTAGTGATAGAGACTTCAGCCTCT AGTGGAGCATATGTATTGGGATTTAGACTAGATCCATCTGAGAAGCTGCAGGAGACAGCCAAGCAGATTGTGAGTCTAAACAAGATATATGGCAACTGCCCAATATTTGGTATAGAGTTTGAACTGGAGGAGCTG GTAGAGGACCCAGACCAGCTTACTATCGCTCCTACTCAGGATGACATTGAAATTGAAACTGTGGAAGGCCAGGGGGATGTGATGGCG GCATATTTTGCTGACGGCTCAAAGAGGACTGACGGTGAACCGGTTTATAGCCCTGAGCTAGGGCTAGCCATAGAGAAGTTGAAGGAAGGGTTTACGATAAAAGGTTTGTGGGAGGTGATTGAGCAGTAG
- the LOC137385517 gene encoding neuronal acetylcholine receptor subunit alpha-10-like translates to MEVTWIDKRLSWNASHYGGISSIIVPAEQLWLPDMALQNSANDIYHSSLVENKFRVSIYSDGSIFWVPGGKYYTNCELDISYFPFDDQKCELHFTNWAYNGNQMNLSVQASNISLDNYQVNGEWDIVTTRAHRQEKFYACCGDTPYPSIYFTIYMRRKYLFYITNIIAPCVMLSVLISLVFYLPPESGEKVSLGITCLLSCIVFLLLIAESIPKRSDSVPIISIYLAIFLTITTASICSTVVVLHVHHMGTKKVPMIVKRIVFDILARMLCLSELARKYGTSSCRHGDHEPMDSSMTSTMINSCKNPSMLGRQTSHRRSTNNGRISNNTNGGMKKSFSITDDRIAQHIMLNRNYVLEEILTHIKIFTQERSEHERIESTRQEWTAVAQVLDKFFMSVFMSSIACSTFFVLIMLPMSKVELASL, encoded by the exons ACATGGATCGATAAGCGACTGAGTTGGAACGCATCTCACTACGGAGGTATTTCAAGTATCATTGTACCCGCTGAGCAACTATGGCTTCCTGATATGGCACTTCAGAACAG TGCCAATGATATCTACCACTCCTCACTGGTTGAGAACAAGTTTCGTGTAAGCATTTACTCGGACGGATCAATATTCTGGGTTCCTGGAGGAAAGTATTATACCAACTGCGAACTGGATATCAGCTACTTCCCTTTTGATGACCAAAA GTGTGAGCTGCACTTCACTAACTGGGCCTATAACGGTAATCAAATGAACCTTTCTGTTCAAGCCTCTAATATATCACTGGATAACTACCAAGTAAATGGAGAGTGGGACATCGTCACAACTAGAGCACACAG ACAAGAAAAGTTCTACGCTTGCTGTGGCGATACCCCTTATCCTTCCATATACTTCACAATTTATATGAGAAGAAAATATCTGTTTTACATCACAAATATTATTGCACCCTGCGTCATGTTGTCAGTTCTCATATCTCTAGTCTTTTACCTGCCACCAGAATCAGGAGAAAAGGTTTCTCTCGGTATCACATGCCTTCTTTCTTGCATCGTATTCCTGCTCTTGATAGCCGAGAGCATTCCGAAGCGCTCGGACTCTGTACCTATCATCA GTATATACTTGGCTATATTCCTGACTATCACCACAGCCTCTATCTGCTCGACAGTCGTGGTGTTACACGTGCACCACATGGGCACCAAAAAGGTTCCAATGATTGTGAAGAGAATTGTTTTTGACATCCTTGCACGTATGCTCTGTTTATCAGAGTTGGCCCGCAAATATGGTACGAGCTCATGTCGACACGGCGACCACGAGCCTATGGATAGTTCTATGACAAGCACTATGATAAACAGCTGCAAGAATCCTTCCATGCTAGGAAGACAAACCAGTCACCGCCGATCTACAAATAATGGTCGTATCAGCAATAACACTAACGGTGGCATGAAGAAGAGCTTTTCCATCACGGATGACAGAATAGCGCAGCATATTATGCTTAACCGCAACTATGTGCTCGAGGAGATCCTCACACACATAAAGATCTTCACACAAGAGCGCTCTGAGCACGAGCGGATAGAGAGCACGAGACAGGAATGGACCGCAGTAGCCCAGGTACTCGACAAATTCTTCATGAGTGTCTTTATGTCCTCCATAGCCTGCTCTACCTTCTTTGTGCTTATCATGCTGCCGATGTCAAAAGTAGAGCTCGCTTCTCTCTAA